The Mycolicibacterium fluoranthenivorans genomic interval AGCGCACGGGCATGGGTACGGGTGAGGTTGGACAACACCTTGTCGAGGCCCACCTCGACGGCATTGGCCCGGACATGCGCCACCGGGCGCAACGGGTCGATGCTGGCCACCGGCTCGAGCTCCAGGGTGTCGGCATCCAGGACAACCCATTGCACGCTGCTGGCTTCACCCAGGCCGGACACCGGGAGCACCAGCACCGACGCCTGTCCGGCCGCGGGGACCGCACGGACCTCACCGCGGATGACGAGCTTGTCGTCGGTGGCGGTGGCCGTCAGTCCGGAGTCGATGGCGTAGGCGGCGATGGTGTCACCGGCGGCCAGGCCCTGCAACAGCGGGGACTTCGGGTCGTTCGCGGAGATCAGTGCGCTGGCGATGGCCGAAGGCACAAACGGGCCCGGCACCGCGCCGTAGCCGAACTCGGCCAGGGTGATCGCCAGCTCGAGGATGCCGAAGCCTTGTCCGCCAACCTCTTCGGCGAGGTGTACCCCCTGCAGGCCCTGTTCGGCCGCGGCCTTCCAGTAGCTCGGCGGGTTGGAGATCGGCGTCTCCAGTGCCTCGTGCAGGACGTCGGCGGGAGCCACCTTGGCCACCAGGGACCGGACCGAGTCGGCCAGGTCGTTGTGCTCAGGATTGATCGCGATAGGCATATGTGCCCTTCCCTATTAACCGGTCGGTCGGGAACGAGGGTACCCCGACGTGACGGGCGCCACTTCAGGGGGCTATCTCACTTCGTTAACCAGGTGGGCCAGGGGTTCGCCGTCACGCAGGCGGCGGCAGTTCTCGACGGCCATCTCCAGATATCTGCGCATGGTGTCGACCGTGTACCAGGTGACGTGTGGGGTCACCACCACGTTGTCGAGGGTGAGCAGGGCAGCGCCCGCGGGCACCGGTTCCTCGGCGAACACGTCGAGCCCGGCTGCGGCCAGGTGCCCGGATCGCAGCACCTCGACCAGGGCCTCCTCGTCGACGATCGGCCCGCGTGACGTGTTGACCAGGACGGCACCCGGCTTCATCGCCGCCAGCTCGTCGGGGCCGATCAGATGACGGGTGTGTTCGTTGAGCGGCAGATGCAACGAGACGATATCGGCGGCCGCCAGCAGGTCGGGCAGTGCGCGCCAGCCGGGCGTCCCGTCGTCGCGGGTGCTGGTGTGCACCACCTGGCCGCCCATGGCCAGCACGATGCGCTCGACCTGCTTGGCGATGTTGCCGTAACCGACCAGCCCCACCGTGCAGCCGCCGATATCGCGGACGGTCTCACCCAGACTGGGATCCGACGGCCAGCCGCGGCCCTCTCGAGTGGCCCGGTCCAGCGCCGGCAGCCGGCGCAATGCGGCCAGCATGAGGAGCAGGGTGCCCTCGGCGACCGACGGCGCGTTGGCCCCTGGCATATTCGCCACCGCGATACCGCGTCGGGTGGCGGTGTCGACGTCGATGGTGTTCACGCCGGCGCCCAGCTTGTGGATCAGCCTGGCGCGCGTAGCCCGTTCCAGGTCGGGGCCCGACAGGGGCCGCAGCACGTGCCAGATCACGTCGGCGCCGGGCAGTTCGCGGTGGAAGGTCTCGTCGTCATCCTCGGCGCACCACCGGATATCGAGCCAATCAGATTCCGGTGCAACGAAATCCAGAACCTTCGCGCCTGGGGTGAAATGGGCGAGGACCTTGACTACTTCCACCGCTTCGCGATCCATTTGGCGATGGTATCGGCCTGTTCGCTGCGGGCACCCGGGGTGGTGAAGTAGTGATCGGTGTCGATCGAGCACAGTGTCTTGTCCGTCGAGGCCAGTGCGGCATGAATGCGCTGGGCGTCGGACGGGAACACGCCGGTGTCCTGTTCGGCGTTGATGACCAGGGCCGGGCAGTCGATCAGCGCCAGGTGCGGTTCGGCGCGGGTCTGCGCGTGCCGCAGGCTCCACATACCGAGCCAGTTGCGCAGCGTGCACGCCGCGGCGATCCCGCGTGCGGATCGGTTGGCGTGCACCGGGGTTCCTGCGTAGCACAGATTGGCCTGGCGCTTGGTCGGCTCCAGTGTCGGGTCGACCATCCTGGGATCGGCCCAGGTGCGCATCACCGTGAACGGGCGGTCGGAATGTCCGGCCGCCCGGATACGTTCGAGTTCGGCTTCGGCCCAGTCGGTGATGGCCTCGTTGCGGGCGGTCTGCGCCGCACGGTATCGCGCGACGAACTCCTCGGAATAAGGCGGACCGTTCCTCGCCTCGAACACGTCGAGCGCGGGATCGGTGGCCACCGGGTCGTTCTCGTCGACCACCGCGGCATCCATCCACGCGGTCAGCACGTCCGGGCGCCCGGGATGTGCGGCGCTGGCGACGTAGCCGTCGGCGGGGGGCAGGTCGGCCAGGCCCGCGGCGGGGCGCATCCCGTCGAGTGCCGGCCGGACATGGTGGTGCAGCGCTTGTGCCTGATAGGCCGACATCAGTGATCCGCCACCGGAATTGCCCAGCAGGATCACCGTTTCGATACCTTGCACCTCGCGCAGCCAGCGCACGCCGACTCCGATGTCGACCAGGGCGTGGTCGAGCAGGAAGCTGCTCTCGAAACCCCGGAACCGGGTGTTCCAGCCCAGGAAGCCGATACCCCGGGTGGCCATGTAGTCGGCCAGATAGTGCTCGGAGAAGTCGATCTGATAGTGCGTGGCGATCATCGCGATCTTGGGTTTGCGCCCGATGCCGCGATGGTAGAGGCCCTGACAGGGATGACCGCCGGCGCCGGCCCGGATGGCGGTAGGTGAGTCCAGTCCGACGAATTCGCGGGTGACCCCGGCAGCAGCGCTCTTGCTCATGGTGCGACGTTCTCCTTGTGGTAGATCGTCCGGTAGAAGATGTTGGCCAGCGTGGTGATGCAGGCGGCGTCGTCCGCAGTGGCCGCGCCGTCACCCGAGAGTTGGGTGTAGCAGAACTGGTTGAGCATCGACACCAGAGCCACCGCCACCAGTTTCGGGTCGTCACCTGCGCAGAAACCCTGGCGCTGAGCGTCTTCGACCATGGCGGTGATCAGGGCGATGGGCAGTGCGCAGATATCCGCCCAGTACTGCGCGAAGTCGTCGTTGATCATGGCCAGCTGCGAGACGCTGATGATCTCGGCGAGCCGGTGCCGATAGGTGTTCCAG includes:
- a CDS encoding TetR/AcrR family transcriptional regulator; the encoded protein is MDAAARNVVARKGILATTVADIAAEAGRSTASFYNYYDSKEAMVRDWALRFRDEARHRVRAATEPGLSNAERAHAAAAAHWNTYRHRLAEIISVSQLAMINDDFAQYWADICALPIALITAMVEDAQRQGFCAGDDPKLVAVALVSMLNQFCYTQLSGDGAATADDAACITTLANIFYRTIYHKENVAP
- a CDS encoding alpha/beta hydrolase produces the protein MSKSAAAGVTREFVGLDSPTAIRAGAGGHPCQGLYHRGIGRKPKIAMIATHYQIDFSEHYLADYMATRGIGFLGWNTRFRGFESSFLLDHALVDIGVGVRWLREVQGIETVILLGNSGGGSLMSAYQAQALHHHVRPALDGMRPAAGLADLPPADGYVASAAHPGRPDVLTAWMDAAVVDENDPVATDPALDVFEARNGPPYSEEFVARYRAAQTARNEAITDWAEAELERIRAAGHSDRPFTVMRTWADPRMVDPTLEPTKRQANLCYAGTPVHANRSARGIAAACTLRNWLGMWSLRHAQTRAEPHLALIDCPALVINAEQDTGVFPSDAQRIHAALASTDKTLCSIDTDHYFTTPGARSEQADTIAKWIAKRWK
- a CDS encoding 2-hydroxyacid dehydrogenase, with amino-acid sequence MDREAVEVVKVLAHFTPGAKVLDFVAPESDWLDIRWCAEDDDETFHRELPGADVIWHVLRPLSGPDLERATRARLIHKLGAGVNTIDVDTATRRGIAVANMPGANAPSVAEGTLLLMLAALRRLPALDRATREGRGWPSDPSLGETVRDIGGCTVGLVGYGNIAKQVERIVLAMGGQVVHTSTRDDGTPGWRALPDLLAAADIVSLHLPLNEHTRHLIGPDELAAMKPGAVLVNTSRGPIVDEEALVEVLRSGHLAAAGLDVFAEEPVPAGAALLTLDNVVVTPHVTWYTVDTMRRYLEMAVENCRRLRDGEPLAHLVNEVR